One Pectobacterium polaris DNA window includes the following coding sequences:
- the fliH gene encoding flagellar assembly protein FliH — MSNAPKNLAWQPWKPNDLAEPVSKSVPTYQVSDEPELSDIENFSEENVLSTAEDELASLRESTMQQARETGFAQGHQQGYDAGYQEGLAKGQQQGLQNALQQQQPIIEQMQHMVTEFQQTLDTLDSVIPARLMQLALTAAKQILGQPPVCDGNALLGQIQQLIQQEPMFSGRTQLRVHPSDLERVEQFLGPTLSLHGWRLLADSQLHPGGCKVSAEEGDLDASLATRWHELCRLAAPGEL, encoded by the coding sequence ATGTCTAACGCTCCCAAAAACCTGGCCTGGCAGCCTTGGAAGCCTAACGATTTGGCTGAACCCGTTTCAAAGTCCGTTCCAACCTATCAGGTAAGTGATGAACCTGAATTGTCGGACATCGAGAATTTCTCTGAAGAAAACGTCCTTTCTACCGCAGAGGACGAACTCGCCTCTCTGCGTGAAAGCACGATGCAACAGGCACGAGAAACGGGTTTTGCGCAAGGCCACCAACAAGGTTATGACGCAGGTTATCAGGAGGGTTTAGCCAAAGGGCAACAGCAGGGCTTACAAAACGCCTTGCAGCAGCAGCAGCCGATCATCGAACAAATGCAGCACATGGTCACCGAATTCCAACAGACGCTGGATACACTCGACAGTGTGATCCCCGCTCGTTTGATGCAGTTGGCGTTGACCGCAGCCAAGCAGATTCTGGGGCAACCTCCGGTATGCGACGGTAATGCGCTGCTCGGTCAGATACAGCAATTGATTCAGCAAGAGCCTATGTTTTCAGGTAGAACGCAGTTGCGCGTTCACCCTTCAGATCTGGAACGTGTTGAACAGTTTTTGGGCCCAACACTCAGCTTACATGGTTGGAGATTGCTTGCCGATAGCCAACTTCACCCTGGCGGTTGTAAAGTCAGCGCGGAAGAAGGCGATTTGGATGCCAGTCTGGCAACACGCTGGCACGAACTTTGCCGTTTAGCCGCACCAGGAGAACTATGA
- the fliS gene encoding flagellar export chaperone FliS produces the protein MYNMKGSQAYAQVGLESSVMSASPHQLIVMLFDGARSAMVRARILMEQGDIPGKGMALSKAINIINNGLKAGLDMERGGELVENLSALYDYMSQRLLIANLHNDPKAIEEVEVLLENIADAWRQIGPNYKPEQEVR, from the coding sequence ATGTACAACATGAAAGGCAGCCAGGCCTACGCTCAGGTAGGCCTTGAAAGCAGTGTGATGAGCGCAAGCCCGCACCAGCTTATCGTCATGCTGTTTGATGGTGCGCGTAGTGCAATGGTGCGCGCACGCATCCTCATGGAGCAAGGTGATATACCAGGTAAAGGCATGGCGTTATCTAAAGCAATTAATATTATCAATAACGGACTAAAAGCGGGATTAGACATGGAAAGAGGGGGGGAACTCGTTGAAAATCTGTCCGCCCTGTATGACTACATGTCTCAACGTTTGTTGATTGCTAATCTACATAACGATCCCAAAGCGATAGAAGAAGTCGAAGTATTACTGGAAAATATCGCTGATGCCTGGCGGCAAATCGGCCCTAATTACAAACCAGAGCAGGAAGTACGTTAA
- the fliI gene encoding flagellar protein export ATPase FliI — MTSRLGRWLSSLDSFEKRIDDTPSVRRYGRLTRATGLVLEATGLHMPLGATCLIERQNGSQVEEIESEVVGFNGQKLFLMPLEEVEGITPGARVYARVGQDSSSQGKQLPLGPELLGRVLDGSAKPLDGLPAPDTGYRAALITPPFNPLQRTAIDSVLDVGVRAINALLTVGRGQRMGLFAGSGVGKSVLLGMMARYTQADVIVVGLIGERGREVKDFIENILGTEGRARSVVIAAPADVSPLLRMQGAAYATRIAEDFRDRGHHVLLIMDSLTRYAMAQREIALAIGEPPATKGYPPSVFAKLPALVERAGNGIHGGGSVTAFYTVLTEGDDQQDPIADSARAILDGHIVLSRQLAESGHYPAIDIEASISRAMTALIDEGHYASVRQFKQLLSSYQRNRDLVSVGAYAAGSDPMLDKAIRLYPHLEAFLQQGMFEQSNYEESCQALHTIFPRNE; from the coding sequence ATGACTTCGCGCCTCGGACGCTGGCTTTCTTCTCTCGATTCATTTGAGAAGCGCATTGATGACACGCCTTCGGTGCGTCGTTACGGCCGCTTAACCCGGGCGACAGGTTTGGTATTGGAAGCGACAGGGTTACATATGCCACTGGGTGCCACCTGCCTCATTGAGCGGCAGAATGGCTCACAGGTTGAAGAAATCGAAAGTGAAGTTGTCGGTTTCAACGGGCAAAAACTCTTTCTTATGCCGCTGGAAGAAGTTGAAGGTATTACCCCCGGAGCACGTGTCTACGCCCGCGTCGGCCAAGACAGCAGCAGCCAGGGGAAGCAATTACCATTAGGCCCTGAATTACTGGGCCGAGTACTGGATGGTAGCGCAAAACCGCTGGATGGTTTACCTGCGCCGGATACAGGATATCGCGCAGCGCTGATTACGCCACCGTTTAACCCATTACAAAGAACGGCTATCGACAGTGTTCTGGATGTAGGTGTTCGAGCCATCAACGCATTGCTTACCGTGGGTCGGGGGCAGCGAATGGGTCTGTTTGCGGGTTCCGGGGTGGGTAAAAGTGTGCTGTTGGGTATGATGGCACGCTATACTCAGGCTGACGTCATCGTTGTTGGACTTATCGGTGAACGTGGCCGAGAAGTGAAAGACTTTATCGAGAATATCTTGGGCACGGAAGGACGAGCGCGCTCCGTCGTTATTGCCGCACCGGCTGATGTTTCTCCATTATTAAGGATGCAGGGTGCCGCGTATGCCACGCGTATTGCTGAAGATTTTCGCGATCGCGGGCATCACGTTCTACTCATCATGGATTCGCTCACACGTTATGCCATGGCACAGCGTGAAATTGCTTTAGCGATTGGCGAACCGCCAGCAACCAAGGGTTATCCCCCTTCTGTCTTCGCTAAATTACCTGCGCTAGTAGAGCGCGCAGGAAATGGTATTCATGGAGGTGGTTCAGTCACCGCCTTCTATACTGTTCTAACAGAAGGTGACGATCAGCAGGATCCTATCGCTGACTCCGCTCGTGCCATCCTTGACGGGCATATCGTATTGTCACGTCAATTAGCTGAATCAGGCCATTATCCGGCAATTGATATTGAAGCATCGATTAGTCGTGCGATGACAGCGCTGATCGATGAAGGTCATTATGCTTCTGTAAGGCAGTTTAAACAGTTACTATCCAGCTACCAACGTAACCGTGATTTAGTCAGTGTTGGTGCCTACGCCGCAGGCAGCGACCCTATGCTTGATAAAGCAATTCGGCTTTACCCGCACCTGGAAGCCTTCTTGCAGCAGGGTATGTTTGAACAAAGTAACTATGAAGAGTCCTGCCAGGCGTTGCACACTATTTTCCCTCGTAACGAGTAG
- the fliE gene encoding flagellar hook-basal body complex protein FliE yields the protein MSVQGIDGVLQQMQVKALQAADTPIARPSVEPGFASELKAAIDKISDTQQTARTQAEKFTLGVPGVALNDVMVDLQKSSISMQMGIQVRNKLVSAYQEVMNMSV from the coding sequence ATGTCAGTTCAAGGTATTGATGGTGTTTTACAGCAAATGCAGGTCAAAGCTCTGCAGGCTGCTGACACGCCAATAGCCAGACCATCGGTAGAGCCTGGTTTTGCCAGTGAGCTGAAAGCCGCGATCGATAAGATCAGCGACACACAGCAGACGGCTCGTACGCAGGCTGAAAAATTTACCTTGGGTGTGCCAGGCGTAGCATTGAATGATGTGATGGTGGATTTACAGAAATCATCCATTTCAATGCAGATGGGCATTCAGGTGCGTAATAAGCTGGTATCTGCGTATCAGGAAGTGATGAATATGTCTGTTTGA
- a CDS encoding flagellin N-terminal helical domain-containing protein — protein sequence MAGINTNVMSLLTQNNLSKSQSSLGTAIERLSSGLRINSAKDDAAGQAIANGMTAQIKGLTQASRNANDGISLVQTAETNLNEINNNLQRIRELSVQAASDTNTTENRESIALEISQRVSEIDRITNTAKFNGIDLLKGDANLSIQVGANTEADDAITIGSTALIGSSSGDLGVTGLDVSTAAAATASISSIDAALKLVDTARSNLGAIQNRFESTITNLNNTVNNLSAARGRIEDADYATEVSNMSKANILQQAGTSVLSQANQVPQNVLSLLR from the coding sequence ATGGCCGGTATTAACACTAACGTAATGTCTCTGCTGACTCAGAACAACCTGAGCAAATCTCAGTCTTCTCTGGGTACTGCTATCGAGCGTCTGTCTTCTGGTCTGCGTATCAACAGCGCTAAAGACGATGCTGCTGGTCAGGCGATTGCAAACGGTATGACTGCACAGATCAAAGGTCTGACTCAGGCTTCTCGTAACGCCAATGACGGTATTTCTCTGGTTCAGACTGCTGAAACTAACCTGAACGAAATCAACAACAACTTGCAGCGTATTCGTGAGCTGTCAGTTCAGGCTGCAAGTGACACCAACACCACTGAAAACCGTGAATCAATCGCACTTGAAATCTCTCAGCGTGTTTCTGAAATCGACCGTATCACCAATACCGCTAAATTCAACGGTATCGATCTGCTGAAAGGCGATGCTAACCTTTCTATTCAGGTTGGTGCAAATACCGAAGCGGACGATGCCATCACTATCGGTTCAACCGCGCTGATTGGTTCTTCTTCTGGCGATCTGGGTGTTACTGGCCTGGATGTTTCAACCGCTGCTGCTGCAACAGCATCAATCAGCTCAATTGATGCTGCGTTGAAATTGGTTGACACTGCTCGTAGTAACTTGGGTGCGATTCAGAACCGTTTTGAATCTACCATCACTAACCTGAACAACACGGTTAACAACCTGTCTGCTGCTCGTGGTCGTATCGAAGATGCTGACTATGCAACTGAAGTGTCCAATATGAGCAAGGCTAATATCCTGCAACAGGCTGGTACTTCTGTATTGTCTCAGGCTAACCAGGTTCCACAAAACGTGTTGTCTCTGCTGCGTTAA
- the fliJ gene encoding flagellar export protein FliJ — translation MKTQSPLVTLRELAQKDVEKAAGQLGQVRQAHQQAEQQLNMLLNYQDDYRQKLNSTMSSGMANNSWQNYQQFIRTLDGAIEQHRQQLSQWTSRLDLAMKTWQEKQQRLNAFEKLQDRELTRQLAKENKIEQKQMDEFAQRASQRKAES, via the coding sequence ATGAAAACCCAGTCACCGCTGGTTACACTACGCGAACTGGCGCAGAAGGACGTTGAGAAAGCAGCAGGCCAGTTGGGTCAAGTGCGTCAGGCACATCAACAGGCCGAGCAGCAGCTCAATATGCTGTTAAACTATCAGGATGACTATCGTCAAAAATTGAACTCGACGATGTCCTCTGGTATGGCAAATAATAGCTGGCAAAATTATCAGCAGTTCATCCGAACGTTAGACGGTGCAATTGAGCAACACAGGCAACAGCTCTCGCAGTGGACATCACGTTTAGATTTAGCAATGAAGACCTGGCAAGAAAAACAGCAACGCTTGAACGCATTTGAAAAACTGCAGGATCGCGAACTGACAAGACAGCTTGCCAAAGAGAACAAAATAGAACAAAAACAAATGGATGAATTTGCCCAACGGGCCTCACAGAGGAAAGCAGAATCATGA
- the fliT gene encoding flagella biosynthesis regulatory protein FliT, with protein MASPHRLLKDYQQLLSLSQKILHLAVSGQWDTLVEQEIVYVQSVEGLVNTPIPDEIDSMMRLHLRQILQEVMDNEAKVKQLLQKRMDELSSLMGQSLKQKSINTTYSEFAGQRLLPGEPFPDETHS; from the coding sequence ATGGCCTCCCCCCATCGGCTTCTAAAAGATTACCAACAGCTTTTGTCTCTGAGTCAAAAAATTCTTCATTTGGCCGTCAGCGGCCAATGGGATACGTTGGTTGAGCAAGAGATTGTTTATGTTCAGTCCGTTGAAGGCTTAGTTAACACGCCAATTCCTGATGAAATTGACAGTATGATGCGTTTGCATCTGCGACAAATTTTGCAGGAAGTGATGGATAATGAAGCAAAAGTAAAACAACTTCTGCAGAAGCGAATGGACGAATTAAGTTCGTTAATGGGGCAATCACTGAAGCAAAAGTCAATTAATACGACTTATAGCGAATTTGCAGGGCAGCGACTACTACCTGGTGAACCCTTTCCTGACGAAACACACTCATAA
- the fliF gene encoding flagellar basal-body MS-ring/collar protein FliF, producing the protein MNASLTGSATGKNSFGEILNRLRANPKIPLLIAAAAAIAIVVALTLWAKGPDYRVLYSNINDRDGGAIVSELTKLNVPYRFAENGGAIMIPAENVYETRLRLAQLGLPKGGAVGFELLDQEKFGISQFSEQINYQRALEGELSRTIETLGPVQNARVHLAIPKPSLFVREQKAPSSSVTLTLQPGRALDEGQINSIVYMVSSSVAGLPPDNVTVVDQTGRLLTQAGGSSRDLNAAQLKYSNEVEAMYQRRIESIIAPMVGMGNVHAQVTAQIDFSAREQTDEQYQPNQPPDKAAVRSQQTSQSEQKGGPNVGGVPGALTNQPAPAPTAPIATPPNNANANNQAGQQNQNNAAGAQANAANANTVIQTSNVRNDATTNYEVDKTILHTKHSSGGVKRLSAAVIVNYQPPGEDGKPIALTEEQIKQIETVAREAMGFSTERGDTLNVVNTPFMDSTDGSGELPFWQKQAFFDLLMEAGRWLLVLIVAWILWRKLVRPQLQRKAQQQEAALAAAALSQGTDRDIMVNLSSSEVEQQRKSQQRVNAEMQSNRIREMAENDPRVVALVIRQWMSTEL; encoded by the coding sequence ATGAACGCCTCATTAACCGGCTCCGCTACCGGTAAAAATAGCTTTGGCGAAATACTCAACCGGTTACGCGCCAATCCGAAGATCCCACTATTGATCGCAGCAGCTGCGGCCATTGCCATCGTCGTTGCGTTGACTCTATGGGCCAAAGGCCCAGATTATCGGGTTCTTTATAGCAACATCAATGACCGAGACGGCGGTGCGATTGTCAGCGAACTAACAAAGCTGAATGTTCCTTATCGTTTTGCGGAGAACGGCGGCGCGATCATGATTCCCGCCGAAAATGTCTATGAGACCCGACTCCGACTTGCTCAATTGGGGCTGCCAAAAGGCGGTGCTGTTGGCTTTGAATTGCTCGATCAGGAAAAATTTGGCATCAGCCAATTCAGTGAGCAGATAAATTACCAGCGTGCGCTGGAAGGTGAGCTGTCCAGAACGATAGAAACGCTCGGCCCTGTCCAGAATGCGCGAGTTCACCTTGCCATACCGAAGCCTTCACTGTTCGTTCGTGAACAAAAAGCCCCCTCTTCTTCTGTCACCCTGACATTACAGCCGGGTCGTGCATTAGATGAAGGTCAAATCAATTCCATCGTTTATATGGTTTCCAGCAGCGTTGCTGGCCTGCCACCAGATAATGTTACGGTCGTCGATCAGACAGGACGCCTGTTAACCCAGGCAGGCGGCAGCAGCCGCGATCTGAATGCTGCGCAACTGAAGTACAGCAACGAAGTCGAGGCGATGTACCAACGCCGCATAGAGTCAATCATCGCGCCGATGGTTGGCATGGGTAACGTACATGCTCAGGTCACCGCGCAAATCGATTTCTCTGCTCGCGAACAAACTGACGAGCAGTATCAACCTAACCAACCGCCAGACAAAGCGGCTGTTCGCTCTCAGCAAACCAGCCAGAGTGAGCAAAAAGGTGGCCCGAACGTCGGTGGCGTTCCAGGTGCATTAACCAATCAACCCGCACCGGCACCTACAGCCCCTATCGCGACACCGCCAAATAATGCCAATGCGAACAATCAGGCTGGTCAGCAGAACCAAAACAATGCGGCAGGTGCGCAAGCTAATGCGGCAAATGCAAATACCGTTATTCAGACATCAAATGTTCGTAACGATGCAACAACCAACTATGAAGTCGACAAGACGATTTTACATACCAAACACAGTTCGGGTGGTGTGAAGCGCTTGTCTGCAGCCGTTATTGTTAACTACCAGCCTCCTGGTGAGGACGGCAAACCGATTGCACTGACGGAAGAACAGATCAAACAGATTGAAACAGTAGCACGCGAAGCAATGGGCTTCTCCACTGAACGTGGCGATACATTAAATGTCGTGAATACGCCATTTATGGATAGCACTGACGGTTCTGGCGAACTCCCCTTCTGGCAAAAACAGGCATTTTTCGATCTCCTGATGGAAGCTGGTCGCTGGCTGCTGGTTCTGATCGTTGCCTGGATTCTGTGGCGTAAACTGGTTCGTCCACAATTGCAGAGAAAAGCACAGCAACAAGAAGCGGCGCTGGCGGCGGCGGCCCTATCTCAAGGTACAGACAGAGATATTATGGTCAACTTGAGTAGCTCGGAAGTTGAACAGCAGCGGAAATCGCAGCAACGCGTCAATGCAGAAATGCAAAGTAACCGCATACGCGAAATGGCAGAGAACGATCCACGCGTTGTCGCTCTGGTAATCCGTCAATGGATGAGTACTGAACTATGA
- the fliD gene encoding flagellar filament capping protein FliD, whose protein sequence is MASISSLGVGSGLDLSTLLTNLRTAENQRLTPITSQQSSYKAQLTGVSSLKSALDKFNTANNTLAKSESFGIVTGSIDGITNTKVSSTNKAFTATTASKSVAGSYSVEVKQLAQAHSITSSVQTSATAALSATDTTLKIAQADGKSLTIDIKGGETSLNGVRDAINKANGGVTASVVKAKDNEYYLMLTAKNSGEKGEITLTDSGNVLGSTTEKVAAQNSVIIANGIEIERQSNTIDDAFEGVTLTLQAKTETGKPETLTIDQDITGMKDAVKAWVDAYNALQDTIISQTKYTAVDAGEAQSTSNGALIGDSTVRGIQDKLKSQLTTVQSSSGEFRILADLGITQNFKTGKLEINNTVLDKALKEEPGKVQEFFVGNNDKTGFATQTRSYLKEVLDTKEGTIKTKEDSINSTLKSLDTQYKRVSDGIEQTIARYQKQFTDLDKAMSNMSSTVNQLTSMFSKL, encoded by the coding sequence ATGGCAAGCATTTCCTCATTAGGTGTAGGCTCAGGTCTGGATTTATCAACATTGTTAACTAATTTAAGGACTGCTGAAAACCAGCGCCTAACACCAATTACCAGTCAGCAAAGTAGTTACAAAGCTCAACTTACGGGTGTTAGCTCACTCAAAAGTGCCCTCGACAAATTCAATACCGCTAACAACACCTTAGCCAAGTCCGAGTCTTTTGGTATCGTGACGGGTTCTATTGATGGCATTACTAATACCAAGGTCTCCAGCACCAATAAGGCTTTCACTGCTACAACAGCCAGCAAGTCAGTTGCAGGCAGCTATAGCGTAGAAGTAAAACAATTAGCGCAAGCACATTCGATTACGTCTTCGGTTCAAACCAGTGCAACAGCCGCATTAAGCGCAACGGATACTACGCTTAAGATTGCTCAAGCTGACGGAAAATCACTGACCATTGACATTAAAGGAGGAGAAACCTCACTCAATGGTGTCCGTGATGCGATAAACAAAGCGAATGGTGGAGTGACCGCCAGCGTAGTGAAGGCGAAAGATAACGAGTACTATTTGATGTTAACCGCTAAAAATAGCGGTGAAAAAGGTGAGATTACATTAACTGATAGCGGCAATGTTTTGGGTTCAACAACCGAGAAAGTCGCGGCACAAAACTCAGTAATTATTGCAAACGGTATCGAAATTGAACGCCAAAGTAATACGATCGATGATGCATTCGAAGGTGTCACACTAACGTTGCAAGCAAAAACAGAAACAGGCAAACCTGAAACCTTGACCATCGATCAAGATATTACTGGGATGAAAGACGCGGTTAAGGCATGGGTTGATGCCTATAATGCTCTACAAGACACCATTATTTCACAAACCAAATACACCGCCGTTGACGCAGGGGAAGCTCAGTCCACTAGCAACGGAGCCCTGATAGGCGACTCAACCGTCCGTGGTATCCAGGATAAACTCAAATCCCAGTTGACGACCGTTCAGAGCTCAAGCGGCGAATTTCGCATTCTTGCTGATTTAGGCATTACACAAAACTTTAAGACAGGCAAGCTTGAAATAAACAATACGGTTCTCGACAAGGCGCTGAAAGAAGAGCCAGGAAAAGTGCAAGAATTTTTCGTAGGGAACAATGATAAAACCGGTTTTGCAACACAGACCCGGAGTTATTTGAAAGAAGTTCTCGATACGAAAGAGGGAACGATTAAGACTAAAGAAGATAGTATAAACAGTACATTGAAATCGTTAGATACTCAGTACAAACGAGTCAGTGACGGTATCGAACAGACAATTGCTCGCTACCAGAAGCAGTTTACTGACTTGGATAAAGCCATGTCTAATATGAGCAGCACCGTCAACCAGTTGACCAGCATGTTCTCTAAACTCTAA
- the fliG gene encoding flagellar motor switch protein FliG yields MTLTGTEKSAILLMTIGEDRAAEVFTHLSTKEVQHLSSAMANMRQVSQQQLLEILREFEADSEQYAALSVNAGDYLRSVLVKALGEERASSLLEDILESRDSTSGMETLNFMEPQIAADLIRDEHPQIIATILVHLKRAQAADILALFDERLRHDVMLRIATFGGVQPSALAELTDVLNGLLDGQNLKRSKMGGVRTAAEIINLMKTQQEEAVIDAVREFDGELAQKIIDEMFLFENLVDVDDRSIQRLLQEVESESLLLALKGAEEPLREKFLRNMSQRAAEILRDDLSTRGPVRMSQVENEQKAILLIVRRLADSGEMIIGGGEDAYV; encoded by the coding sequence ATGACCCTCACAGGAACAGAAAAAAGCGCCATCTTATTGATGACCATTGGTGAAGACCGCGCCGCGGAAGTGTTTACTCATCTTTCGACTAAAGAAGTGCAGCACCTGAGTTCTGCAATGGCGAACATGAGACAGGTATCACAACAGCAGTTGCTCGAAATTCTGAGAGAATTTGAGGCTGACTCAGAGCAATATGCCGCTCTCAGCGTGAATGCGGGTGACTACCTTCGTTCAGTGCTTGTCAAAGCTCTTGGTGAAGAGCGAGCGTCTAGCCTGCTGGAAGATATTCTGGAGAGCCGCGACTCTACGAGTGGAATGGAAACACTCAACTTTATGGAGCCGCAGATTGCCGCAGACCTTATTCGCGACGAACACCCGCAGATTATCGCAACAATCTTGGTGCACCTGAAGCGTGCTCAGGCTGCCGATATCTTAGCCCTGTTTGACGAACGTCTTCGTCATGACGTTATGCTACGTATCGCGACCTTCGGCGGCGTTCAGCCTTCCGCACTGGCAGAATTGACAGACGTTCTGAATGGCTTGCTGGATGGTCAGAATCTCAAACGCAGCAAAATGGGTGGTGTTCGTACTGCGGCTGAGATTATCAACCTGATGAAAACCCAGCAGGAAGAAGCGGTTATCGATGCTGTACGCGAATTCGATGGCGAACTGGCACAGAAAATTATCGACGAAATGTTCCTGTTCGAAAATCTGGTGGACGTGGACGACCGCAGTATCCAGCGCCTTCTGCAAGAAGTCGAGTCCGAGTCTCTGCTGTTGGCATTGAAAGGTGCCGAAGAGCCTTTACGCGAGAAATTCCTGCGCAATATGTCTCAGCGTGCTGCAGAGATTCTTCGCGACGACCTTTCAACTCGCGGTCCAGTACGTATGTCGCAGGTTGAAAACGAACAGAAAGCCATTCTGCTTATCGTCCGTCGACTGGCAGACAGCGGCGAGATGATTATCGGTGGCGGCGAGGATGCTTATGTCTAA